The Gracilimonas sp. genome includes a region encoding these proteins:
- the secE gene encoding preprotein translocase subunit SecE: MSKINDFFDGVVKEFKKVSWPTQKELIDNTIIVVVFSIIISVFIFGVDQMYSTILEAIYNQ, from the coding sequence ATGAGCAAGATTAATGATTTTTTTGACGGTGTTGTAAAGGAATTCAAGAAGGTTTCCTGGCCAACCCAGAAAGAGCTAATCGATAATACCATTATCGTGGTGGTTTTTTCAATCATAATATCGGTATTCATCTTTGGTGTTGACCAAATGTACAGCACCATATTAGAAGCTATTTATAATCAATAA
- the nusG gene encoding transcription termination/antitermination protein NusG, whose protein sequence is MSKELTHDWYVVRCFSSHEKKVKEFLEREIEDQGLEDKIKEILIPTETVVEIRSGKKRTREKNFFPGYILLNTHYDEEVNNLIQSAPSCLGFLKVGKNETVPTPLKDHEVKRIIGRVKDGGDEPRNIEIPYSEGDLVKVISGPFKDFDGTVQEVNPEKLKLRVMVSIFGRKTPVEVDVSQVESAT, encoded by the coding sequence ATGAGTAAAGAATTAACGCATGATTGGTACGTAGTTCGCTGCTTTTCCAGTCATGAAAAAAAGGTTAAAGAGTTTCTCGAGCGCGAAATTGAAGATCAGGGTTTAGAGGATAAAATCAAGGAGATCTTGATTCCCACTGAAACGGTTGTCGAGATTCGTTCCGGAAAGAAGCGTACCCGCGAGAAAAACTTTTTCCCCGGATATATTCTTTTGAATACTCATTATGATGAAGAAGTAAACAATTTGATACAAAGTGCACCCTCCTGCCTTGGTTTTTTGAAGGTAGGTAAAAATGAGACGGTGCCAACTCCACTGAAAGATCACGAAGTCAAACGCATCATTGGACGAGTGAAAGACGGTGGCGACGAACCGCGGAATATTGAAATTCCGTACAGCGAGGGAGACCTGGTTAAAGTGATATCCGGTCCGTTTAAAGATTTTGACGGAACCGTTCAGGAAGTGAATCCTGAAAAACTGAAGCTGCGAGTTATGGTTAGTATTTTTGGCCGTAAAACTCCTGTTGAAGTGGATGTCAGCCAAGTTGAATCCGCTACATAA
- the rplK gene encoding 50S ribosomal protein L11 has product MAKKVEKILKLQIVGGQANPAPPVGPALGQAGINIMEFCKAFNAKTQDKAGTVVPVEITVYADKSFTFKTKTPPAPVLLKKAAKIKSGSGEPNRNKVGTVTWSQCKEIAEEKMEDLNAFDIEAGAEMVAGTARSMGLRVNREK; this is encoded by the coding sequence ATGGCTAAAAAAGTTGAGAAAATCCTGAAGCTCCAGATTGTTGGGGGGCAGGCAAACCCTGCGCCACCTGTTGGACCGGCACTCGGTCAGGCGGGAATCAATATAATGGAGTTTTGTAAAGCCTTTAACGCTAAGACTCAGGACAAGGCCGGAACTGTTGTTCCTGTTGAGATTACAGTTTATGCTGATAAGTCTTTTACATTCAAAACAAAGACTCCACCAGCACCTGTACTTCTTAAGAAAGCAGCGAAAATCAAGTCCGGATCAGGTGAACCTAACCGAAATAAAGTAGGTACAGTAACCTGGAGCCAATGCAAAGAAATCGCAGAAGAAAAGATGGAAGACTTAAATGCGTTTGACATCGAAGCTGGCGCGGAAATGGTTGCAGGAACGGCTCGCAGTATGGGTCTTAGAGTAAATCGCGAAAAGTAA
- the rplA gene encoding 50S ribosomal protein L1 produces MAKRGKKYQQAVALVNPEVEYTLEEACDLVKKTSTANFDASVDVDVRLGVDPRHADQMVRGTVSLPHGTGKEVKVLALVNEAKQDEAREAGADHVGLDDYITKIEEGWADIDVIIATPDVMGKLGKLGRFLGPRGLMPNPKSGTVTMDVADAVKQVKAGQIDFRVDKAGILHTSIGKVSFDASDLKENAESFLRTVMSLRPASAKGLYVKSVFMSSTMGPSIPISRTAVTSL; encoded by the coding sequence ATGGCAAAAAGAGGAAAGAAATATCAACAGGCCGTGGCACTCGTGAACCCCGAGGTAGAGTATACTTTGGAAGAAGCGTGCGATCTGGTTAAAAAAACATCTACCGCTAACTTTGATGCATCCGTTGACGTTGACGTTCGGTTGGGAGTTGATCCCCGCCACGCCGACCAAATGGTGCGTGGTACAGTGAGCTTGCCTCATGGTACCGGTAAAGAAGTTAAGGTTTTGGCTCTCGTTAACGAGGCCAAGCAAGATGAAGCCAGAGAAGCTGGTGCCGACCATGTTGGTCTTGATGATTACATCACGAAAATAGAAGAGGGGTGGGCTGATATTGACGTTATTATCGCTACACCCGACGTAATGGGTAAACTCGGTAAGCTTGGGCGCTTTTTAGGGCCCCGCGGACTGATGCCTAACCCTAAGAGTGGAACCGTAACAATGGATGTGGCCGATGCTGTAAAGCAAGTTAAAGCCGGCCAGATTGATTTCCGTGTTGATAAAGCCGGAATCCTTCACACATCAATTGGAAAAGTTAGTTTCGATGCAAGTGACCTGAAGGAGAACGCTGAGTCGTTCTTACGTACGGTTATGAGCTTGAGGCCGGCTTCCGCAAAAGGGCTGTATGTGAAAAGTGTTTTCATGAGCAGCACAATGGGACCAAGCATCCCGATAAGCAGAACCGCAGTTACATCCCTATAA
- the rplJ gene encoding 50S ribosomal protein L10, producing the protein MPTAEKRVILDELTEKLKSSSALYIANYSGMSVPEVNELRGAFRKGDIRFKVYKNKLVKLAMEEVGGYDEIIPALVEQNAFAFVEEELSAPAKVLKDFIKDNNKPEFKAAIVDGDFYGADKLDVLAAMKSKNEIVGDILGLLMAPLSNVVGALESQGSNLVGAVKTIAEKGEE; encoded by the coding sequence ATGCCTACTGCAGAAAAGCGTGTAATTCTTGATGAACTTACCGAAAAACTGAAAAGTTCGAGTGCTTTATACATTGCGAACTACTCGGGAATGTCGGTACCTGAAGTCAACGAATTGCGAGGTGCATTTCGTAAGGGAGATATTCGATTCAAAGTTTACAAGAACAAACTTGTAAAGCTCGCAATGGAAGAAGTTGGTGGATACGATGAAATAATCCCCGCATTGGTTGAGCAGAATGCTTTTGCATTCGTTGAAGAAGAATTATCTGCACCTGCCAAGGTATTGAAAGATTTTATCAAGGATAATAATAAGCCAGAATTTAAAGCAGCTATCGTAGACGGAGATTTTTACGGTGCGGATAAGCTGGACGTTCTTGCCGCAATGAAGTCGAAGAACGAGATTGTTGGCGATATCCTTGGTCTGTTGATGGCCCCACTATCAAATGTAGTTGGTGCGCTTGAATCACAAGGATCTAACCTTGTTGGTGCCGTTAAAACCATCGCTGAAAAAGGCGAAGAGTAA
- the rplL gene encoding 50S ribosomal protein L7/L12 — protein MADVKDLAEQLVNLTIKEANELAKVLEEEYDIKPAQAAVAVAGPAAGGEAGGGEEQTEFDVVLKSAGAKKIAVIKEVRGITGLGLKEAKELVDGAPGTVKEAVSKDEAEQIKGKLEEAGAEVELK, from the coding sequence ATGGCTGACGTTAAAGATTTAGCTGAACAGCTTGTCAACCTAACAATTAAAGAAGCAAACGAACTTGCTAAAGTTCTTGAAGAAGAATACGATATCAAACCTGCTCAAGCTGCTGTTGCAGTAGCTGGACCTGCTGCTGGCGGAGAAGCCGGTGGCGGAGAAGAGCAAACTGAGTTTGACGTAGTTCTGAAAAGCGCTGGTGCTAAGAAAATCGCGGTAATTAAAGAAGTACGCGGAATCACCGGTCTTGGACTCAAAGAAGCCAAAGAATTGGTTGACGGAGCTCCCGGCACTGTAAAAGAAGCAGTTTCTAAAGATGAAGCTGAGCAAATCAAAGGCAAGCTTGAAGAAGCTGGTGCCGAAGTAGAGCTTAAGTAA